The Streptomyces sp. NBC_00454 DNA segment GGACGAAAAGTCCTGGTCAGCCTCCACTGAACCGTACATCACGGACAAAATACCCCGGTTTTGTCCGGTGAAAGACGTTCGATTTTCGTCAGGCAGTGCGATGAGCCCGCCCGACGGCGTCCTCGAACGCTCCGATTCCGCGTACGGCGAGTGCCGAACGAAGGTCGTCGCGGATCCGCAGCGGCGATGACGGATCGTTGAACAGCGCCGTCCCGACCGCCACTCCGGAGGCGCCGGCGAGGACGAATTCGAGCGCGTCCCGTCCGGAGGCGATCCCGCCCATGCCGAGGATGGGTACCCGCCGTACGCCGCCGGCCAGCATCGCCCCGTGGACCTGGAACACGCAGCGCACGGCGACGGGCCGGATCGCGGGCCCGGAGAGGCCCCCGGTGACCCCCGCGAGGGCCGGGCGCATCGTCCCGGTGTCGATGGCCATCCCGAGTACGGTGTTGATCATCGAGAGCCCGTCGGCACCCGCTTCCGTACAGGCGGCCGCGATGTCCGTGATGCGGGTCACGTCGGGCGTCAGCTTGGCGTAGACGGGCAGCGCCGGATCGGCGGCCGCCCTGACCGCCTCGACCACCTCGAAGGAGGCCTCCGCGTCGCAGGCGAAGACGAGCCCGCGGGTGGCGACGTTGGGGCAGGAGATGTTGGCCTCGATGCCGACCACCCCTGGCTGCCCGGTCAGCCGGGCCGCGGCCGCCGCGAACTCCTCCGGGTGCTCCCCCGCGACCGACACCAGGACGCGGGCCCCGTGCTCGGCCAGCCAGGGCAGCTCCTGCTCGACGAACTGGTCGATGCCGGAGCCCTGGAGGCCGATGGAGTTCAGCATCCCGCTGGGGGTCTCCGCCGTACGGGGAGTGGGGCGGCCGGAGCGGACGTAGGGCATCACGGTCTTGGTGGTGATGGTGCCCAGCTCGCCTAGGGGGGTGAAACGGTGCAGCTCCCGGCCGTAGCCGGCGCAGCCGGAGGCGGTGGAGACGGGGTTCGGGAGGGTGACCTGGGCACCCAGGGGCGCCGACATGTCGACGTCCTCGGGCCGCAGCGGCTCCACCGGGGGCATCGGGGGCATGGGGGCGGGCATCTCAACCGCGCTCATCGACGGGCCTCCTTCGGGGTCATCGCACCGGCGCCCTCGAGATCGGGCGACAGGGTTCCGGCCTGCTCCCAGCGGACGGTGGCGCCGT contains these protein-coding regions:
- a CDS encoding dihydroorotate dehydrogenase; its protein translation is MSAVEMPAPMPPMPPVEPLRPEDVDMSAPLGAQVTLPNPVSTASGCAGYGRELHRFTPLGELGTITTKTVMPYVRSGRPTPRTAETPSGMLNSIGLQGSGIDQFVEQELPWLAEHGARVLVSVAGEHPEEFAAAAARLTGQPGVVGIEANISCPNVATRGLVFACDAEASFEVVEAVRAAADPALPVYAKLTPDVTRITDIAAACTEAGADGLSMINTVLGMAIDTGTMRPALAGVTGGLSGPAIRPVAVRCVFQVHGAMLAGGVRRVPILGMGGIASGRDALEFVLAGASGVAVGTALFNDPSSPLRIRDDLRSALAVRGIGAFEDAVGRAHRTA